From a single Raphanus sativus cultivar WK10039 chromosome 3, ASM80110v3, whole genome shotgun sequence genomic region:
- the LOC130509706 gene encoding uncharacterized protein LOC130509706 yields MPIQPSFRSRGKSTKAASSSRGSDKNQGGSFLDSVKEVLDEGGSAPAKGVASSEPKVQEVGLPSEVPMTEADPQMVRDPPEFEPPRNKRSRTDQVDRPSRSSSSSSRGGTVGWNFTHSKPGSVLDDSWGLATLMRHMKSPGCSLPSISNLTHKDEYVDIAHHMGQLAGAINRAQFKFEDAVHNAPSAEELAQVTELVKANKTELNQTRALISDLDRPLLISTSQNSQKNKEAEVRLAVRRGKKEVAEAYNKILVIVKEKFSKKKDEVDLLVHAQDIQANTELLKDILDGEIKSAQDEYDHLVAIMPEAVAAYEKAQVSDFSIGKLPLPQLSESSGTFEVNMFNLFLSGEFGSNLGLVGSYSAPVETASGGNDREMEEEVPEEEDPVGKGAEKSSDNKEV; encoded by the exons atgcctattcaaccttccttccgttccaggggtaaatcgaccaaggctgccagctcctctagagggagtgacaagaaccagggaggatccttccttgactctgtgaaggaaGTTCTCGAtgaaggaggctctgctcctgctaaaggtgttgCCTCTTCGGAGCCTaaagttcaggaagttggccttccctccgaggtcccgatgactgaagctgatcctcaaatggTGAGGGATCCTCCGGAGTTTGAGCccccgaggaacaagaggtcccgaactgaccaggttgacagaccttcgaggtcttcctcctcctcctctagaggaggaaccgttggctggaactttactcattcgaagcctggatcggttttagatgattcgtggggtttggctactctgatgaggcatatgaagagtcccgggtgttctctcccctcgatctccaatctcacgcacaaggatgagtacgtcgatattgctcatcacatgggtcag CTGGCTGGTGCTATTAACAGAgctcagttcaagtttgaggacgctgtacacaatgcccctagtgctgaggaattagcccaggtcactgagttggtcaaggccaacaagactgagctcaaccagactcgggctctgatctcggatctcgatcgtcccttgctgatTTCCACATCACAgaacagccagaagaacaaggaggCTGAGGTCAGGCTCGCCGTCCGAAGAGGAAAGAAAGAGGTAGCCGAAGCCTACAACAAGATTCTGGTtattgtcaaggagaagttctccaagaagaaggacgaagtcgaCCTCCTGGTTCATGCCCAAGATATccaagccaacaccgagctcctgaaagacatactggatggcgagattaagagtGCTCAAGACGAGTATGATCACTTGGTGGCCATaatgccggaagctgttgcagcgtacgagaaggctcaggtctcggacttctcgatcggcaagctccctcttccccaactctctgagagctcaggtacttttgaggtcaatatgtttaatctcttcctttctggagagtttggttctaatttgggattggtgggttcttactcagccccagtcgaaacCGCCTCTGGAGGTAACGACagggagatggaggaggaggttcctgaggaggaagatccagttggtaagggagctgagaagagctcggataacaaggaagtttaa